In one Acipenser ruthenus chromosome 10, fAciRut3.2 maternal haplotype, whole genome shotgun sequence genomic region, the following are encoded:
- the LOC117402470 gene encoding Golgi reassembly-stacking protein 2-like isoform X3, with the protein MLVYSSKTLELRETTVTPSNMWGGQGLLGVSIRFCSFEGANENVWHVLEVEPNSPAALAGLQPHTDYIIGADTVMNESEDLFSLIETHEGKGLKLYVYNTDTDNCREVVITPNAAWGGEGSLGCGIGYGYLHRIPTRPFEEGKKLTLPGQIPSVPVSPLKDGFTEVQLSAVGPTPAVPSAPAGIEEGLSGLSISSAPSSVTNVLDTGVPTVPLLPTHINPAMGTMPPLNPATTLPGFMPLPSGLPSLHNLPNLNIALPNLTPISLPGVGRLPVSTAGFSPLPPLPPLNLPGMAPLTMPTVFPTQFPLVTGVTTVPTKLTSSFNSAAATAAVEQSPALVFDATSVSNEKETEPTVTSGAQSSESTDAQVSSESS; encoded by the exons ATGTTGGTATACAGCAGCAAAACCCTGGAGCTGAGAGAGACTACAGTGACCCCCAGTAACATGTGGGGAGGGCAGGGATTGCTTGGCGTCAGCATTCGTTTCTGCAGCTTCGAGGGTGCCAATGAAAATGTCTGGCATGTACTA GAAGTGGAGCCAAATTCCCCAGCTGCACTAGCAGGCCTGCAACCCCACACTGACTACATTATTGGTGCAGACACTGTCATGAACGAG tcagAAGATCTTTTCTCACTCATAGAAACGCATGAAGGAAAAGGCTTGAAACTATATGTGTACAACACAGACACTGACAATTGTCGAGAAGTTGTCATAACACCAAATGCTGCATGGGGTGGAGAGGGCAG TCTAGGCTGTGGAATCGGCTACGGCTACTTACACAGGATACCTACACGTCCATTTGAAGAAGGAAAGAAGTTAACTCTACCAGGACAGATACCTAGCGTTCCGGTCAGCCCACTGAAAGATGGCTTTACAGAG GTTCAACTCTCTGCTGTTGGCCCGACACCTGCTGTGCCTTCTGCACCTGCAGGAATAGAAGAAGGGCTATCAGGCCTTTCCATCAGTTCTGCTCCCTCTTCTGTAACTAATGTGCTCGACACAG gTGTCCCAACAGTACCGCTGTTGCCAACACATATAAATCCTGCAATGGGTACAATGCCACCTCTAAACCCTGCTACTACATTACCTG GTTTCATGCCATTACCATCTGGTCTACCTAGCCTACACAATTTGCCAAATTTGAATATTGCTTTACCAAATCTTACCCCAATTTCATTACCAGGAGTTGGAAGATTACCTGTGTCGACAGCTG GTTTCTCCCCACTTCCTCCACTGCCACCATTGAACCTGCCTGGAATGGCTCCTCTGACAATGCCTACTGTATTTCCCACCCAGTTCCCTCTGGTCACTGGTGTAACAACTGTTCCAACTAAATTAACTTCATCTTTTAATTCTGCTGCTGCCACAGCTGCAGTGGAGCAAAGTCCCGCCCTTGTCTTTGATGCAACATCAGTTTCTAATGAAAAGGAAACGGAACCAACAGTAACCAGTGGAGCTCAATCTTCTGAATCCACAGATGCACAAGTTTCTTCAGAATCCTCCTAA
- the LOC117402470 gene encoding Golgi reassembly-stacking protein 2-like isoform X1: MGGAQSFEIPGGGSEGYHVLRVQENSPGHRAGLEPFFDFIVSINNTRLVKQGISAPSNVEPNKDNDTLKDLLKANVEKPVKMLVYSSKTLELRETTVTPSNMWGGQGLLGVSIRFCSFEGANENVWHVLEVEPNSPAALAGLQPHTDYIIGADTVMNESEDLFSLIETHEGKGLKLYVYNTDTDNCREVVITPNAAWGGEGSLGCGIGYGYLHRIPTRPFEEGKKLTLPGQIPSVPVSPLKDGFTEVQLSAVGPTPAVPSAPAGIEEGLSGLSISSAPSSVTNVLDTGVPTVPLLPTHINPAMGTMPPLNPATTLPGFMPLPSGLPSLHNLPNLNIALPNLTPISLPGVGRLPVSTAGFSPLPPLPPLNLPGMAPLTMPTVFPTQFPLVTGVTTVPTKLTSSFNSAAATAAVEQSPALVFDATSVSNEKETEPTVTSGAQSSESTDAQVSSESS; the protein is encoded by the exons ATGGGGGGCGCGCAGAGTTTCGAAATTCCCGGTGGAGGTTCCGAGGGTTATCATGTGCTCAGA GTACAAGAGAATTCTCCAGGACACCGGGCAGGGCTGGAGCCATTCTTTGACTTCATTGTTTCAATTAATAACACACGATTG GTCAAGCAGGGAATTTCAGCTCCTTCTAATGTTGAACCG AATAAAGACAATGACACTCTTAAAGACCTGTTGAAAGCGAATGTGGAGAAGCCAGTGAAAATGTTGGTATACAGCAGCAAAACCCTGGAGCTGAGAGAGACTACAGTGACCCCCAGTAACATGTGGGGAGGGCAGGGATTGCTTGGCGTCAGCATTCGTTTCTGCAGCTTCGAGGGTGCCAATGAAAATGTCTGGCATGTACTA GAAGTGGAGCCAAATTCCCCAGCTGCACTAGCAGGCCTGCAACCCCACACTGACTACATTATTGGTGCAGACACTGTCATGAACGAG tcagAAGATCTTTTCTCACTCATAGAAACGCATGAAGGAAAAGGCTTGAAACTATATGTGTACAACACAGACACTGACAATTGTCGAGAAGTTGTCATAACACCAAATGCTGCATGGGGTGGAGAGGGCAG TCTAGGCTGTGGAATCGGCTACGGCTACTTACACAGGATACCTACACGTCCATTTGAAGAAGGAAAGAAGTTAACTCTACCAGGACAGATACCTAGCGTTCCGGTCAGCCCACTGAAAGATGGCTTTACAGAG GTTCAACTCTCTGCTGTTGGCCCGACACCTGCTGTGCCTTCTGCACCTGCAGGAATAGAAGAAGGGCTATCAGGCCTTTCCATCAGTTCTGCTCCCTCTTCTGTAACTAATGTGCTCGACACAG gTGTCCCAACAGTACCGCTGTTGCCAACACATATAAATCCTGCAATGGGTACAATGCCACCTCTAAACCCTGCTACTACATTACCTG GTTTCATGCCATTACCATCTGGTCTACCTAGCCTACACAATTTGCCAAATTTGAATATTGCTTTACCAAATCTTACCCCAATTTCATTACCAGGAGTTGGAAGATTACCTGTGTCGACAGCTG GTTTCTCCCCACTTCCTCCACTGCCACCATTGAACCTGCCTGGAATGGCTCCTCTGACAATGCCTACTGTATTTCCCACCCAGTTCCCTCTGGTCACTGGTGTAACAACTGTTCCAACTAAATTAACTTCATCTTTTAATTCTGCTGCTGCCACAGCTGCAGTGGAGCAAAGTCCCGCCCTTGTCTTTGATGCAACATCAGTTTCTAATGAAAAGGAAACGGAACCAACAGTAACCAGTGGAGCTCAATCTTCTGAATCCACAGATGCACAAGTTTCTTCAGAATCCTCCTAA
- the LOC117402470 gene encoding Golgi reassembly-stacking protein 2-like isoform X2 yields MGGAQSFEIPGGGSEGYHVLRVQENSPGHRAGLEPFFDFIVSINNTRLNKDNDTLKDLLKANVEKPVKMLVYSSKTLELRETTVTPSNMWGGQGLLGVSIRFCSFEGANENVWHVLEVEPNSPAALAGLQPHTDYIIGADTVMNESEDLFSLIETHEGKGLKLYVYNTDTDNCREVVITPNAAWGGEGSLGCGIGYGYLHRIPTRPFEEGKKLTLPGQIPSVPVSPLKDGFTEVQLSAVGPTPAVPSAPAGIEEGLSGLSISSAPSSVTNVLDTGVPTVPLLPTHINPAMGTMPPLNPATTLPGFMPLPSGLPSLHNLPNLNIALPNLTPISLPGVGRLPVSTAGFSPLPPLPPLNLPGMAPLTMPTVFPTQFPLVTGVTTVPTKLTSSFNSAAATAAVEQSPALVFDATSVSNEKETEPTVTSGAQSSESTDAQVSSESS; encoded by the exons ATGGGGGGCGCGCAGAGTTTCGAAATTCCCGGTGGAGGTTCCGAGGGTTATCATGTGCTCAGA GTACAAGAGAATTCTCCAGGACACCGGGCAGGGCTGGAGCCATTCTTTGACTTCATTGTTTCAATTAATAACACACGATTG AATAAAGACAATGACACTCTTAAAGACCTGTTGAAAGCGAATGTGGAGAAGCCAGTGAAAATGTTGGTATACAGCAGCAAAACCCTGGAGCTGAGAGAGACTACAGTGACCCCCAGTAACATGTGGGGAGGGCAGGGATTGCTTGGCGTCAGCATTCGTTTCTGCAGCTTCGAGGGTGCCAATGAAAATGTCTGGCATGTACTA GAAGTGGAGCCAAATTCCCCAGCTGCACTAGCAGGCCTGCAACCCCACACTGACTACATTATTGGTGCAGACACTGTCATGAACGAG tcagAAGATCTTTTCTCACTCATAGAAACGCATGAAGGAAAAGGCTTGAAACTATATGTGTACAACACAGACACTGACAATTGTCGAGAAGTTGTCATAACACCAAATGCTGCATGGGGTGGAGAGGGCAG TCTAGGCTGTGGAATCGGCTACGGCTACTTACACAGGATACCTACACGTCCATTTGAAGAAGGAAAGAAGTTAACTCTACCAGGACAGATACCTAGCGTTCCGGTCAGCCCACTGAAAGATGGCTTTACAGAG GTTCAACTCTCTGCTGTTGGCCCGACACCTGCTGTGCCTTCTGCACCTGCAGGAATAGAAGAAGGGCTATCAGGCCTTTCCATCAGTTCTGCTCCCTCTTCTGTAACTAATGTGCTCGACACAG gTGTCCCAACAGTACCGCTGTTGCCAACACATATAAATCCTGCAATGGGTACAATGCCACCTCTAAACCCTGCTACTACATTACCTG GTTTCATGCCATTACCATCTGGTCTACCTAGCCTACACAATTTGCCAAATTTGAATATTGCTTTACCAAATCTTACCCCAATTTCATTACCAGGAGTTGGAAGATTACCTGTGTCGACAGCTG GTTTCTCCCCACTTCCTCCACTGCCACCATTGAACCTGCCTGGAATGGCTCCTCTGACAATGCCTACTGTATTTCCCACCCAGTTCCCTCTGGTCACTGGTGTAACAACTGTTCCAACTAAATTAACTTCATCTTTTAATTCTGCTGCTGCCACAGCTGCAGTGGAGCAAAGTCCCGCCCTTGTCTTTGATGCAACATCAGTTTCTAATGAAAAGGAAACGGAACCAACAGTAACCAGTGGAGCTCAATCTTCTGAATCCACAGATGCACAAGTTTCTTCAGAATCCTCCTAA